GCCCGGCATCGCTGCGACCGCAGCAGAGCAACGGGCACACCGAGCCGGTACCGGAAGTGTTGTCGACTGCGGCGGAACAATCACTGGCGTCTGTCTTGTTGCCGCGGTTCAGCGACGGGTATCGTCAGATGCTTGGCCGCCGGTTCGACGGCGGCGTTGATCTCTCGGGCGGCGAGTGGCAGAAGGTGGCGCTCGCCCGCGCGTACATGCGCGATGCGAAAGTTCTCATTCTCGACGAGCCGACGGCCGCGCTGGACGCGCGCGCGGAGTACGAAGTGTTCGTGCGATTCTCCGAGCTCGTCGCGGGTCGCATGGCGGTGCTCATCTCCCATCGCTTTTCGACGGTGCGGATGGCGGATCGCATCATCGTCTTTCAGCACGGTCAAATCGCTGAAGAGGGCTCACACGCCGAGCTCGTTGCGCGAGGCGGCCCGTACTCGGAACTGTTCCGCCTGCAAGCTGCCGGCTACCAATGAGCAGGGCGCTGTGAAGTCCGTGCGTGCTCGGGGCGTGTCAGGCAGTGTTCTTGCGCACCGGTCTGGGACATGCATCGCCACGAGCACGACGAAAACAGCGCGCCGAATCAGGCCGACACCATCAAGCCGACGGACCTCGACGCCCATCTGGCGCGCGGCGTGGACGGTGCGGAGCCTCCGTTAGAAAAGAAGGGCGCGCACGACGGGCGCCGCGATACGACGGCCGCCGGCATCCGATCCATCTACGAGACGTTCCATTTCGGCGTCAAGGAGATGGGCCCGCGCCGGGCGACGCGCGCGCTGCTCGCATTGAATCAGAAGGACGGCTTCGACTGTCCGAGCTGTGCGTGGCCCGATCCCGATGGTCATCGCAAGCGCGCCGAGTTTTGCGAGAACGGCGCCAAGGCCGTGGCGGCGGAAGCAACGAAGGCGCGATTGAGCTCCGCGCTGTTCGCGGAGCACAGCATCTCGTCCCTGCTCGCGTGCCGCGACGTGGAGCTCGACGCGTTGGGCCGCATCACGCACCCGATGGTCCGCCGGCGCGGGGCGGATCACTACGTGCCGATCGGCTGGAGCGACGCCTTCGCGCTCATCGGCAACGAGCTGCGGTCCCTCGCGTCGCCTAACGAAGCCGTGTTCTACACGTCCGGACGCGCGAGCAACGAAGCGGCGTTCCTCTACGGGTTGTTTGCGCGCCAGTTCGGCACGAACAACCTGCCGGATTGCTCGAACATGTGCCACGAGTCGAGCGGCACGGGCCTAACGGAAGTCATCGGATTCGGCAAGGCAACCGTTCGCATCGATGATTTCTCGGCCGCCGACGCGATTTTCATCATCGGCCAGAATCCCGGCACGTGCCACCCGCGCATGCTGACCGAGCTGCAGAAGGCCGTGCAGAACGGATGCCGGATCGTGAGCATCAATCCGCTCATGGAGTCCGGCCTCATGCGCTTCGAGAATCCCCAGAAGCCGCTCGATCTGCTCGGTAAGGGGACGCACTTGGCGTGTCTCTTCGTCCCCGTGCGCATCAACGGCGATGTCGCGGTGCTGAAAGGAATCATGAAGGAAATGCTGGAAGCGGACGAGCGCACCGGCGGCGGCGTTCTCGCGCACGACTTCATCGAACACCATACCGAAGGCTTCGAGGCGTTTGCGGCCAACATTCGCAGCGAGTCGTGGGATCGGATCGTTGAGGAGAGCGGTGTCTCGCGCGAGATGATCCGTCAGGCGGCCGACGTCGCGATTTCGTCGGAGCGTATGATCTGTTCCTGGGCGATGGGCATCACCCAGCACAAGAACGGCGTCGCCAACGTGCAAACGATCGTGAACTTCGCGCTGCTGCGCGGCAACATCGGCCGGCGAGGCGCCGGTGTTGCTCCAATTCGCGGTCACAGCAACGTGCAGGGCGATCGCACCGTGGGTATCTGGGAGAAGATGAGCCCCGAGTATCTGGCCTGCCTGGCGAGCGAGTTCCATTTCCAGCCGCCGGAGAAGCAGGGTTTCGACACCGTCTGTGCGATCGAAGCGATGCACCAGGGCCAGGTCAAGGTGTTCGTCGGTCTCGGCGGCAACTTCCTCGCGGCGACGCCCGACACGAACTACACGTCGGAAGCAATTCAGCGCTGCGGGCTCACGGTGCAGATTTCGACGAAGCTCAATCGCGGCCACCTGGTGACCGGCGAGCAGGCACTCATTCTCCCGTGTTTGGGCCGCTCGGAGATCGACATTCGTCGTGATGGTCCGCAGTTCGTGACGGTGGAAGACACGACCGGCGTGGTCCACATGTCGCGCGGCGTGCTCGAGCCGGCGTCGGAGTATCTGTTGAGCGAGCCGGCGATCATCGCCGGCATGGCCAAGGCGACGTTAGGCGACCGCACGACAGTCGATTGGGACGCTCTGACCGACAACTACGACCGGATTCGCGAGCACATCGAGCACGTGGTGCCGGGCTTCACGCAATACAATACCCGCGTGCGCCAGCCGGGCGGCTTCTATCTGCCGAACGCGCCGTACCAGGGGAAGTTCAACACGCCGTCGCGCCGCGCGGGATTCACGGTGCAGCCGATTCCGCACCACGATCTCGCGCCCGACCAGTTGTTGCTGATGACCATCCGCAGCCACGATCAGTTCAACACGACGGTGTATGCGGAGAACGATCGGTATCGCGGCATCTCGAGCGGCCGGCGCGTCGTGTTTCTCAATCAGGCAGACATGGACCGTTTGGGTCTCGAGCGCGACCAGTGGGTCGACATCGTGAGCCACTTCGAGTCGGAGACGCGCCGGGCAGCGCGCTTCAAGGTCGTGCCGTATCAGATTCCGTTGCGCTGTGCGGCCGCGTATTTCCCGGAGACCAACGTGCTGGTGCCGATCCGGAGCGTGGCGGACAAGAGCAACCAGCCGGCGTCCAAATCGCTCGTGGTCAGCCTCGAGGCGGCGGCGTCATGAGCTGATCGACGACGTGGTGCATTGCTCGATGAGCGTCACCACTTCGTCCAGCGTCGTGCGGGCGTGATCGCGTGCGTACCAGGCGCGGACGTGGCGGTAGCGCTCCGCCGACGGCATGGCGAGCCCGACGTCGATCACCCATCGCTGGAGCTCCGTTGGGCGCGGTCCCCACCAGCCGCACTCGACGAGCTGTTCATCGAGGACGATCACCACGGGTATCGAGCGCGAGCCGTTGGTCAGGTGCGCGTTCATGATGTCGGGATTGGCGTCGCGGCCTAACAGGCGAACATCCAGTCGCTCGGCGCTTTCCGCCAGGCGGACGATCGGCGGGACGACATTGACCGCGTCGCCGCACCAGTCCTCGACCAGGATCACCAGGTGGCGGCGGCAGCGGATCGCGTTGATGCGGTCGATGATAGCCGGCGCGACGGTGGCTAAGCGGTAAACATCCCGCCAGAGATCCTGGTTTTTCTGCGCGGTCGCTACGTACTGCTCGAAGGTAAGCGCGGTCTCGTACCGCGACGTCCATTCCATCATTGGGCGAGCGTCGCTACTCCTGTCGTCGGGCCGGGCGCGGAGTCATCGCGCAGTACGTAGCCGGACCCGCGAACGGTATGAATGAGTGGGTGCTCGCGATTCTCTTCGAGCTTCTTTCGCAGGTAGTTGATGTAGACGTCGACGACGTTGGTCAGCGGGTCGACCTGCTGACGCCACACGTGCTCGCTGATCATCTGGCGCGAAACCGTGCGGCCCATGTTGCGCATGAGGTACTCGAGGAGCGCGTACTCCTTCTGCGTGAGCTCGATCTCCTTGCCGCCGCGTTCGACGCGACGCGAGATCGGGTCGAGCGACAGATCTCGCACGCGCATGACGGCGCTTCCCGCGGTGAGGCTCGAACGGCGCAGCAGTGCTTTGACGCGTGCGAGGAGCTCGGCGAACTCGAACGGTTTGGGCAGATAGTCGTCGGCGCCGGCGTCCAAACCGCTCACTTTGTCGGAGACTGATGTCCGCGCGGTGAGCATGAGCATGGGAGCGCGGAAACCTCTCGCTCTCAACTCCCGCGCAACCTCAACGCCGTTCTTGCGAGGGAGCCCGATGTCGAGAATCACCAGATCCGGCGAATGGTCCAAGGCTTCGAGCAACCCGGCCTCGCCGTCTTGCGCGCTCCGAACCTGGAATCCTTCGCCACTCAGGATGCGTTGGAGTACCGATAGCAGGTCGCGATCGTCCTCGACGACGAGAACCGACGGAGCTCCATCCGTGTGCTCTGCCATAGTGCTTACATATAGCTTCGCGCCAACCCAAAGCCAAGCTTGAACGGCGAGGTCCGTCGACTATTCTTCTGGCCGCGCGGGTGTGACGTGCCGCACATCACCGAGCGGGACAAGTCGCGAGTTTGCGTTCGCGTTCCGCCGCATCCGTCGCGATCCGCAACACCGATGTCGTTCGATCGAAACAAAGGATCGTTGGGTGCACGTTACGTGAGAGTGCGTTTCTCCCTCGGAACTTTCGTACGCGCACTGTGTTGGATCGTAGGACAAGGGTCGTCTGAAGAACGGCCCCGCTCTTGCTTTACCGTAGTTACCGAGTCGTCGAGATGCGGGTGTATCGGTGCGTTGGCGCATCCACTCAGGGTCTCGCGCTCACTGGAGGGACGATGGACTTCCTCGTGATGCTCGAGGAATGCTCCGACTCGACGGCCGTGTTGGCGCGAGTGGATTCAGTGCCGGCGCAAATGACGCCAGAGCGCCGGCAGCGCGATGTGGTGACGTTATATGGCACCCCGCGCACGGAATCGCTTGCGCTCGCAATCGCGGCGGCGATGGAGAGTCGTCGGACGACAGACGATGATTCGGGAGCGTTCCGCCACCTCGGGGTGTGGCCCGAGCGTGGTGCTGTGGGAGACACAGCATGGCGCGATGAGACGACCGGCGAGCTCGTCACGCGAGATCTGAACATTCCGCTCGATGTGCTGCGTGGCATTGCGCACCAGGTGCTGGGGCAATGCGGATCGGCGCTGCAGCGTCTCGTCGCCGGACTGTCCATGCCGGATTGGCCTGAAGGAGCGTGGCGCGCGATCAGTATCACGCTCGAACCGGTCGCCGAGCCGGCGCGAGGCGCGCTGAACAAGATTGACGAGCTGCTCGATGTGTTCCGCGAGTCGGATGGACTAACCTACGAGTACGAGGGCGACTAACGCACCGTTTCCTGTCAGACCAAACTGCCGCCGTGTGCGGCGCGGGGTCGTCCAGTGCATGGACGACCCCGTCGTATTTTCGGGTTGGATCACGGCCTGAGCTCCTATTCTCTTGACGAGAGACGTCGCGCGCGGCAGGGTAGGGCTGGAGGCGAACCATGACGAGTTCACCGGGGCGCCGGCCCGCCCGCCGTTCATCCGGGGTCGAGCGTCTCTTCGAGGATGATGCCGGCCGGCTGTGGAGCGCCGGCCGCACCTTCACGCCGCAGGGCGGCGAGGCGGTGCAGTTCACCTGCATCGGGAACTCCCGAGAGTCGCCGCGCGCCATCGCCTCTCCAGCCGACTTTCACCTCGTCGACGCGACCGTCGACGAGCTCCGCGCTCTTCTCAGTCGGGCCCCTCGCATCGGGGTTCTCTAGCAACTTCCCCGACGCGCGGCCAATGCGGTTCTGCGTGCTGTTCTCCGTTCAATCCGTATTACCAAAGCGAGAAAGCCGACCACGGACGAGTCGCAGGGTGCCTCACATTGCCCGGGTTGCGACCAATGAGTCCTCAGCGCGATACCGGACCAAACTGTACTTCTACGAAACGTCGGGCTCCCTTGCTCCGCCCCCGGACCGTGGGCTAGCATAGCGAAGAGGAGGGATCGCGACCGGGTGACCCGGCGCGCAGAACCAAGGCCGTGGCCGGCGTCGCCGGTGCGGTGAGGAGACCGACAGCGGAGGGAGCCTACCATGCGGGAGTACAGCAGCTCGGAGATCCGCAATGTGGCGGTCGTTGGGCACGGAGCGAGCGGGAAGACCACGTTGGTCGACGCGCTCGCTTTTGTTTCTGGATCCACCAAGCGTCACGGATCGGTGCGGGATGGTACGGCGCTCACGGATTTCGCTCCCGAAGAGATCGAGCGAAAATATTCGATCAACCTGGGCTGTGCGTACGCCGAGTGGATGGACGCCAAGGTCAACCTGATCGATGCGCCGGGTTACCTGGATTTTCAGGGCGATGCGATCTCGGCGCTCGCCGCGGCGGACGGCGCGCTGGTGGTGGTGAGCGCAACGGCAGGCGTCGAGGTCGGCACGGAAAAAATGTTCCGTGAGGCGGTTCAACGCAAAGATCCGATCTTGTTCGTCGTCTCGCTGCTCGACAAGGAGAACGCCAGCTTCGACCGCGTGTACGACGCGATCAAGACGCGCCTAACGAACAAAGTGATTCCCGTCGAGATCCCGGTCGGTGAAGGTCCGGGCTTCAACGGCATCATCAATCTGTTCTCGCGCAAGCTGCACAGCTACAAAAAGGGCACGAAGTCCGGCGAGTACGACGAGATGGACGTGCCGGAAGACCATCGCGCCCAGTTCGACCGCTACTACCAGGATTTGATCGAGACGATCGCGGCCACGGACGACTCGATGCTCGAGCGGTATCTCGAGGGCACGGAGATCACCCGCGACGAAGCGATCGCTGCGATGAAGGAAGGGATGAAACAGGGCGAGCTGTTTCCCCTGTTCTGCGTCTCCGCCGAGCTGACCTACGGAACTCGCGCGCTGCTCACCAAAGTCGTCGAGCTCATGCCGTCAGCCTACGAGATGGAAGAGCTGCACGCGTTCACGGGAGCGGTGGGCGATCGCACGATGGAGATTCACGCCCGCGACGACCAGCCCTTCACAGCAACGGTTTTCAAGACGCTCACCGAGCCGCATGTGGGCGATGTGTCGTTTTTCCGCATCTTCTCGGGGATGGTCGCGAACGGCCAGGAAGTCTACAACGCGAGCCGCAACATCTCGGAGAAGCTCGGACACCTGAGCGTCTCGCAGGGCAAGGACCGGACGGAGGTGCCGCGTCTGCACGCCGGAGACATCGGGTGCGTGGCCAAGCTCAAGAACACGCACACGAACGACACGTTGTCGACACGCGAGCAGCCGATCCGCTTGCCCGACATCCGGATTCCCGAACCGTTAGTCACGTTCGCCGTGCACGCGAGCACGCGCGGCGACGAAGAGAAGGTGCAGCAAGGTCTCCATCGCCTGCACGATGAAGACCCGACATTCGCCACCCACTACGATCCGGAGACGCACGAAACGATCGTCTCCGGCGTGGGCGAACGCCACCTCGAAGTGTCCATGGCGAAGCTCAAGCGGAAGTTCGGCGTCACCGCCGAGCTTACCAAGCCGCGCATCGCATATCGCGAGACGCTGAAGGGGAAAGGCGAAGGGCAGGGGCGGCACAAGAAGCAGACGGGCGGGCGCGGCCAATTCGGAGACTGCTGGGTGCGTCTCATGCCGCTGCCGCGCGGCGAAGGCTACGTGTTCGATGACCAGATCGTCGGCGGCGCCATTCCGTCCAAATTCATTCCGGCCGTCGACAAAGGCATTCAGGAGGCTGCCGCGCGCGGGGTGCTCGCCGGTTATCCGATGGTCGACTTCAAGGTGGAATGCTTCGACGGGTCGTACCATTCGGTCGATTCGAACGAAATGTCGTTCAAGATGGCGGGCATTCTCGCGTTTCGCGTCGTTGCGCCGAAGTGCAAGCCGGTGTTGCTCGAGCCGCTGGACGAGCTCGAAATCCGTACGCCGGACAAGTACCTGGGCGACGTGATGGGCGATGTGTCGGCGCGCCGCGGCCAGATCCTCGGCTCGCAGCCGGCGCCGGACGGGTTAGGCACGATCGTGAAGGCGGTGGTGCCGCAGGCCGAAATGCATCTCTACGCGACACACCTCAACTCGATGACGCACGGCTATGCGACGTTCACCCGTCGCTTCCGCGGCTACGAGGAGGTTCCGGGCGAGGCGGCGCAGAAGGTCATTGCCGACGCCGCCAAGCCGGAGGAGCTGGTGGAAGCGTAAGGCGCGGCAGCCGCGCCTTACGCAATGGGTCATCCGTTGGCAGACTTCCTGCGACGCGCCGCCTGCTTCCGGCGCGGCGTTTTGCCGATCTCGATCGGTACGATGTCGGGCGAATCGGCGTCCGACGCGCACGCGGCCGCCGGAACCGGAAGATGCGGCTGCTTGTACACGAACCGCTTGCCCTCGTAATTCCGGAATACGACTTCGTCGTCCGTGATCTCTTCGACGTATTCGGGGAGCAGCGGCACTTTGCCGCCGCCGCCGGGCGAGTCGATCACGAAGTGCGGCACCGCCAACCCGGACGTCCATCCGCGCAGGGCGCGCACGATCTCCAGTCCTTTCTGCACGGTCGTGCGGAAATGTTCGCCGCCCGCCACCTGATCGGCCATGTAGATGTAGTACGGCCGCACGCGCGCCTTGAGCAGGCGCTGCATCAGCTCTTTCATCACGGCCACATCATCGTTCACGCCGCGCAGCAGCACGGTCTGGCAGCCTAACGGAACGCCGGCGTCCGCCAGGCGGCCCAGGGCCTCGACCACCTTCGGCGTCAATTCACGCGGGTGGTTGAAGTGCGTGTTCATGTAAACCGGGTGGTACTTCTTCACCATCTCGCAGAATTCCGGCGTGATGCGCTCCGGCAGGTGCGACGTGACGCGGCTCCCGATGCGGATGATCTCCACGTGCGGAATGGCGCGGAGATTCTGCATCAGGTATTCGAGCCGGCGGTCCGAGAGCATCATCGGATCGCCGCCGCTCAT
This genomic interval from Gemmatimonadaceae bacterium contains the following:
- the fusA gene encoding elongation factor G, translating into MREYSSSEIRNVAVVGHGASGKTTLVDALAFVSGSTKRHGSVRDGTALTDFAPEEIERKYSINLGCAYAEWMDAKVNLIDAPGYLDFQGDAISALAAADGALVVVSATAGVEVGTEKMFREAVQRKDPILFVVSLLDKENASFDRVYDAIKTRLTNKVIPVEIPVGEGPGFNGIINLFSRKLHSYKKGTKSGEYDEMDVPEDHRAQFDRYYQDLIETIAATDDSMLERYLEGTEITRDEAIAAMKEGMKQGELFPLFCVSAELTYGTRALLTKVVELMPSAYEMEELHAFTGAVGDRTMEIHARDDQPFTATVFKTLTEPHVGDVSFFRIFSGMVANGQEVYNASRNISEKLGHLSVSQGKDRTEVPRLHAGDIGCVAKLKNTHTNDTLSTREQPIRLPDIRIPEPLVTFAVHASTRGDEEKVQQGLHRLHDEDPTFATHYDPETHETIVSGVGERHLEVSMAKLKRKFGVTAELTKPRIAYRETLKGKGEGQGRHKKQTGGRGQFGDCWVRLMPLPRGEGYVFDDQIVGGAIPSKFIPAVDKGIQEAAARGVLAGYPMVDFKVECFDGSYHSVDSNEMSFKMAGILAFRVVAPKCKPVLLEPLDELEIRTPDKYLGDVMGDVSARRGQILGSQPAPDGLGTIVKAVVPQAEMHLYATHLNSMTHGYATFTRRFRGYEEVPGEAAQKVIADAAKPEELVEA
- a CDS encoding thioredoxin family protein, which gives rise to MMEWTSRYETALTFEQYVATAQKNQDLWRDVYRLATVAPAIIDRINAIRCRRHLVILVEDWCGDAVNVVPPIVRLAESAERLDVRLLGRDANPDIMNAHLTNGSRSIPVVIVLDEQLVECGWWGPRPTELQRWVIDVGLAMPSAERYRHVRAWYARDHARTTLDEVVTLIEQCTTSSISS
- a CDS encoding response regulator transcription factor, with amino-acid sequence MAEHTDGAPSVLVVEDDRDLLSVLQRILSGEGFQVRSAQDGEAGLLEALDHSPDLVILDIGLPRKNGVEVARELRARGFRAPMLMLTARTSVSDKVSGLDAGADDYLPKPFEFAELLARVKALLRRSSLTAGSAVMRVRDLSLDPISRRVERGGKEIELTQKEYALLEYLMRNMGRTVSRQMISEHVWRQQVDPLTNVVDVYINYLRKKLEENREHPLIHTVRGSGYVLRDDSAPGPTTGVATLAQ
- a CDS encoding KamA family radical SAM protein — encoded protein: MSEWQRILKEDSIATLEHLADRFGRDVIDVEALKPAFDNFQMRITPAALEQITAVGDPMWNQYVPTVQELEVHDGIIDSLDEDADSPVPNITHRYPDRVLFLVSPVCASYCRFCTRRRKVGDPEKIPLNQYESAFAYIRAHPEIRDIVMSGGDPMMLSDRRLEYLMQNLRAIPHVEIIRIGSRVTSHLPERITPEFCEMVKKYHPVYMNTHFNHPRELTPKVVEALGRLADAGVPLGCQTVLLRGVNDDVAVMKELMQRLLKARVRPYYIYMADQVAGGEHFRTTVQKGLEIVRALRGWTSGLAVPHFVIDSPGGGGKVPLLPEYVEEITDDEVVFRNYEGKRFVYKQPHLPVPAAACASDADSPDIVPIEIGKTPRRKQAARRRKSANG
- a CDS encoding FdhF/YdeP family oxidoreductase yields the protein MHRHEHDENSAPNQADTIKPTDLDAHLARGVDGAEPPLEKKGAHDGRRDTTAAGIRSIYETFHFGVKEMGPRRATRALLALNQKDGFDCPSCAWPDPDGHRKRAEFCENGAKAVAAEATKARLSSALFAEHSISSLLACRDVELDALGRITHPMVRRRGADHYVPIGWSDAFALIGNELRSLASPNEAVFYTSGRASNEAAFLYGLFARQFGTNNLPDCSNMCHESSGTGLTEVIGFGKATVRIDDFSAADAIFIIGQNPGTCHPRMLTELQKAVQNGCRIVSINPLMESGLMRFENPQKPLDLLGKGTHLACLFVPVRINGDVAVLKGIMKEMLEADERTGGGVLAHDFIEHHTEGFEAFAANIRSESWDRIVEESGVSREMIRQAADVAISSERMICSWAMGITQHKNGVANVQTIVNFALLRGNIGRRGAGVAPIRGHSNVQGDRTVGIWEKMSPEYLACLASEFHFQPPEKQGFDTVCAIEAMHQGQVKVFVGLGGNFLAATPDTNYTSEAIQRCGLTVQISTKLNRGHLVTGEQALILPCLGRSEIDIRRDGPQFVTVEDTTGVVHMSRGVLEPASEYLLSEPAIIAGMAKATLGDRTTVDWDALTDNYDRIREHIEHVVPGFTQYNTRVRQPGGFYLPNAPYQGKFNTPSRRAGFTVQPIPHHDLAPDQLLLMTIRSHDQFNTTVYAENDRYRGISSGRRVVFLNQADMDRLGLERDQWVDIVSHFESETRRAARFKVVPYQIPLRCAAAYFPETNVLVPIRSVADKSNQPASKSLVVSLEAAAS